The Polyangium spumosum DNA segment GACGGCCTCGAAGCCCTTCGGCGAGATCTGCTCGGCGGGGCTCGGGAACTGGCCGCCCGCGTTGTTCACGAGGATGTCGACGCGGCCGAAGCGCTCCTTCACGGCGCGCACGAACGCCTCGATCTGCGCGGGCTCGCGGATGTCGCAGGGCAGGCCCAGGGTGCGGGCTTCGGCGAGGCCCGCTTCGCGCAAGGCGCCGAGGCCGGCCTCGATTTTCTCGGGTTTGCGGCCGCAGATGGCGATGCTGGCGCCGAGCCGGCCGAGCTCCCGCGCCACCGCGAGGCCGATGCCGCTGCCGCCGCCGGTGACGATGGCCACCTGCCCCTCGAAGAGGCCAGGCGCAAAGAAGGGTCGCGCGTCTTCGTTCTCGTTCACGAGTGGGGCGTGTACAACGGGCACGGCCGGCTGTCACGGGGCGACGCCCTGACGGAACACATGCGCTTTGCTTCCGTGAGGGGGCTGCTCTGTGCCAAGGTGCGCGCCGTGCCGTGGGTGAAAGCGCTCCTGCGCGGGCAGAAGGTGTACGCGAAGGCCGACGAGGCGGGCCGCCTGGTCTCGGACGGTGGTCGCGTGGAGATCCGGTACAAGCCGAACGACGGGCGGAAATACGGCGCCCGCGAGGACAACCTGAAGGTGGTCCCGGGCGAGGTGCTGCCGGAGGACGCGTGTGGTCCGGCCGAGGCCGTCGAGAAAAAAGAGGGCGAGGCCAAGGTCGCGACGAAGTCCGCGGGGACGAGCGGGCCGAGGGCGACGACGTCCGAGGCGCGCAAGGCCGCGGCGAAGGCCGCGCACGACGCCGCGCCGCCGCCCGCCGAGGGGCAGGTGGTCGCGTACGCGGACGGCGCGTGCACGGGCAACCCGGGGCCGGCGGGGCTCGGGGTCGTGGTCGTCGACGGGGACCGGCGCATCGAGGTCAGCGAGTACCTCGGCGACGGAACGAACAACATCGCGGAGCTGACCGCGATCCTGCGCGCCGTGGAGGCGGTGCAGGAGACCGGAAAGCCGCTGCTCGTCCGCACCGACAGCCAGTACGCGATCGGCGTCCTGCAGAAGGGCTGGAAGGCGAAGGCCAACACGGACCTCGTCGCCCAGGTGAAGGATGTGCTGAAGCGCAACAAGACGCGGCTCGAGTACGTCCCCGGACACTCGGGCGTGGCGCTGAACGAACGTGCGGATGAGCTGGCCCGGGAGGCCGTGCGATCACGGCGCTCGACCCGGCGAGCCGTCACGAAGAGCGAGTAGAGTACACGCCATGGTGGTGGTGCCGAAGCAGAAGCCCGTCGTGTTGTGCTTGCTCGATGGATTCGGGGAGCGAGAGGCGCGGGAAGGGAACGCGGTCCGGCTGGCGAAGGCCGAGGCGATCACGCGGCTCGGGGAGCGGTTCGGAAAGACGCGCCTCGGGGCGAGCGGCGAGGCCGTGGGGCTCTCCGCGGGCAAGTGCGGCTCGGGCGTGCTCGGGTACGAGGCGATCGGGACGGGCAGGACGCCGCGGCCCGCGCGGACGCGTATCGACGAGGCGATCGCCGCGAAGAAGCTCTGGGCGAACAAGATCATCGAGCGGGCGATGTGGATCGCCTGCGATCGGAGCTGCCGCTTGCACCTCTTCGCGCCGATCTCGGCGGACGGCGCGCACGGGACGCTCGATCACCTGCGCACGATGGTGCGGGTCTGCGAGGCGAACGACGTGAAGGTCGTGGTGCACGCGTTCCTCGAGGAGAAGGCCGCGGCGCCGCGCAGCGCGTGGAAGCTGCTCGAGCCGCTCGCCTTCGAGCTCGAAGGCAAGGGCGTGATCGGCACCGTCATGGGGCAGTCGTACGCGATGGATCGCAGCGGCCGCTGGGACCGCGTGCAGAAGGCCTACGCGGCGATCGTGCGGGGCGAGGCGAAGACGAAGGAGACGCCGTACGAGGCGCTGCAGGTGGCCTACCAGGCGAAGCTCACGGACGGGAACGTCGAGCCCACGCGGATCGGCGAGTACGAGGGGATGGTCGGCTCGTTCATGGCCGACTTCGCCTCGGGGCAGAGCGCGGGCTGGTCGTGGTTCGGCGAGGAGGCGGGGCTCTTCTTGACGCACCGCTCGGATCGCGTGGAGCAGCTCGCGGCGATGATGGTTCGTCGCAACGTACCGCCCGAGGTCGTCGAGTACCTGACGGATCGGAAGAAGCCCGTGTACGCGTTCGACGAGTTCGGCTTGCTCTCGCTCGTGGAGCTCGATCCGGAGCTCGAGGTGCGCAGCGCGTTCCCGGACGAACCCCCCGAGGGCACGCTCGGCGAGGTGATCGCGGCGGCGGGGCTCACGCAGATCCGGATCGCGGAGCCGGACCGCGCGAGGCACGTGGCGCGAGGTTTCGACGGCGGGCGCAGGGCGCCGAGGGCGGGCGAGGAGATCCGCGTCGTCGAGGCGGCGAGCGTCGCGGAGACGGCGACGCGCGTGATCGAAGGCGGGAGCCACGACGTCGTGATCGTGAGCCTCGCGGCGGCCGATCACGCGGCGCACCGCGGCGACCTCGCGGCCGCGATCGAGGCGGTCGACGCGGTCGACGCGGCGGTCGCGCAAATCGCGGCGGCGACGGAGGCGAAAGGCGGCGCGCTCTTCGTGGTGGGCACGCACGGCGGCTGCGAGGAGATGCTCGACGCGGAGGGCAAGCCACGCGGCGGTCACACGACGAACCCGGTGCCGTTCGTCTCGACGAGCGAGCGCGGGAGGCTCGCGGAGGGCAAGGGCCTCGCGGACGTGGCGAAGGCCGTGCTCGAGGTGCTCGGGATCGAGGCGCCGAGCGGGATGACGGGCGATCGCAGCCCGCAGTAGGGGCCACGGATTTGCAGTCGCAGATAGGGCCGTACCGGGTCCGGGAGAAGCTGTCCGAGGGGGCGATCACCACGCTCTACCGCGCCGAACACGAGCGGCTCGGGCGGGTGGCGATCGTCAAGGCGCTGAAGGGCACGCTCGCGGAGGGCTCGCCGCTCGGCTCGGCGCTCGAGCGCGAGGCGCGGATCCTGGCGAAGATGGGGCACGCGTCGGTGGTGCGTTGCCTCGACGTGTCGCCGGGCAAGAGCGCGACGTGGGTGGCGCTCGAGGACGTGCCCGGGCCGCGGCTCTCTCAGGTGCTCGCGCGGGCGAAGAGGCTGCCGCCCGAGGTGGCGGCGGCGATCGGGCTCGGCGTCGCGTCGGGGCTCGGGCACGCCCACGCGCGGGGCGTCGTGCACCGGGACGTGCGGCCCGAGGGCATCGTGCTCGCGCCGGACGGGCGGAGCGTGCTCGTGGATTTCGGGGCGGCGATCGACCTGGCGGCGCCGAGCGCGCCTTCGCCGTTCGACGGGAGCGAGCGGTTGTCGGGGCCGGAGTACGCGGCGCCGGAGCAGATCGTGGGGGAGCCGGCGAGCCCCCGATCGGACGTGTTTTCGCTGGGGGTCGTGCTCTACGAGATGCTCGCCGGGGCGCGGCCGTGGGACGAGGGTGAGGGGCGCGACGACCTGGCGCGGCGGGTGCGGAGCGTGGAGCCTTCGCCGCTCGAGAGGCACGGGGTCGTGGCGCCGCGGGCGCTCGCGCGGATCGTGACGCGGTGCCTGGCGAAGCGGCCGGAGGATCGGTTCGAGGACGGGGGCGCGGCGGCCGAGGCGCTGGCGGAGGCGCTCGACGAGGCGAGCCGCGACTCGTCGAGGAAGCTCGTGACGCGGGCGCTCGCGCTGTCGTCGCTGGGCGAGGAGATCGGCGAGGAGAAGGGCCACAGGCAGCCGAAGAAGGGGCCGCCGCCGCTGCCGCTCGGTCCGCTCGCGCAGAGGCTCGCCGTGCTCTTCGGGCTGGCGTTGCTGGGGGCGGTGGTGATCGAGGCTTTCGTCCGCGAGGAGGACGTGGCGGCGGAGGACGCGGGCGAGGCGGACACGACGGAGCGGGGTCACCTGAAGGTGCTGGCGCGGCCGTGGGCGGAGGTGCTCGTGGACGGGCAATTCGTGGACGTGACGCCGATCGGGCGGCCGATCCCGGTCGTGCCGGGGCGGCATTACGTGACGTTCAAGCACCCGAACGCGCCGGACGAGAAGCGGGAGATCCGGGTCATTGCGGGACAAACCGTGCTGCTCGACGTGACGATGCGGCTCGAGCGGCGCGCGGCGCCGGCGGTGGACGCGGGGACGGACGCGGCGGATTCGCCTTAGCGGTTTTTTCGGACGATCGCCTCGAGGGCGAGCAGGGGTCGCTCGCGCTTCAGGCTGAGCTCGCCGAGGCAGGCGGAGGTGCCGCGGTCGAGGGAGCGGCAGGCGTCGGGGCGCATGGGATAGATCGAGCAGACGAAGCGGCGCGTCTGCGGGTCGGGGACGAGCGCGGCGCAATGGCCGTCCTCGATCCGCATGAAGCAGCGGTTGCCGAGGAACGTGGTGAGCGCGCGGGCGTCGTCGTCCATGCGGTCGTGGTCGACGCCGAAGACGCGGACGTACTCGGGCAGGTCGGAGAAGCAGCAGGTGCCGCAGAGCAGGCAATCGGAGGGGACTTCGGGGAGGGGGGGCGGTGGCATGGTGGGGAAAATTCGTCAGGGCTGGCAGGTGCCGGCTTTGCAGCTCAGGCCAGTCTGGCAGTCGTCGGGGACGAGGCAACCCTTGCCCTGGGCGCACTTCTTATCGCACGACCCGCCGCAATCCCCATCGGTCTCGTTGCCGTTCTTGACGCCTTCGAGGCAGTTGGGGGGCTGACAAGCCTTGGGCATGCCCCCGCAGTTCCCCTCCCCCTCACAATCCGTGCGCGAGTTGCATTTGAAGGTGAGCGGGCAGGGTGCGCAGGGGCCGCCGCAATCGACATCGGTCTCGCCGCTGACCGAGTCGAGCGCACCGTTCGTGCAATGCGCCGGGACGCATTTTCCGATACCCAGGACGCATTTGTTTGCCCCACACTCGGCGTCCGCCGTGCACTCGACGCACTTGAAGCTGATGTCGCAAAGGCCTGGCTTGCCCCACTCCGTCGT contains these protein-coding regions:
- a CDS encoding ribonuclease H, with the translated sequence MPWVKALLRGQKVYAKADEAGRLVSDGGRVEIRYKPNDGRKYGAREDNLKVVPGEVLPEDACGPAEAVEKKEGEAKVATKSAGTSGPRATTSEARKAAAKAAHDAAPPPAEGQVVAYADGACTGNPGPAGLGVVVVDGDRRIEVSEYLGDGTNNIAELTAILRAVEAVQETGKPLLVRTDSQYAIGVLQKGWKAKANTDLVAQVKDVLKRNKTRLEYVPGHSGVALNERADELAREAVRSRRSTRRAVTKSE
- a CDS encoding 2,3-bisphosphoglycerate-independent phosphoglycerate mutase, with product MVVVPKQKPVVLCLLDGFGEREAREGNAVRLAKAEAITRLGERFGKTRLGASGEAVGLSAGKCGSGVLGYEAIGTGRTPRPARTRIDEAIAAKKLWANKIIERAMWIACDRSCRLHLFAPISADGAHGTLDHLRTMVRVCEANDVKVVVHAFLEEKAAAPRSAWKLLEPLAFELEGKGVIGTVMGQSYAMDRSGRWDRVQKAYAAIVRGEAKTKETPYEALQVAYQAKLTDGNVEPTRIGEYEGMVGSFMADFASGQSAGWSWFGEEAGLFLTHRSDRVEQLAAMMVRRNVPPEVVEYLTDRKKPVYAFDEFGLLSLVELDPELEVRSAFPDEPPEGTLGEVIAAAGLTQIRIAEPDRARHVARGFDGGRRAPRAGEEIRVVEAASVAETATRVIEGGSHDVVIVSLAAADHAAHRGDLAAAIEAVDAVDAAVAQIAAATEAKGGALFVVGTHGGCEEMLDAEGKPRGGHTTNPVPFVSTSERGRLAEGKGLADVAKAVLEVLGIEAPSGMTGDRSPQ
- a CDS encoding serine/threonine-protein kinase — its product is MQSQIGPYRVREKLSEGAITTLYRAEHERLGRVAIVKALKGTLAEGSPLGSALEREARILAKMGHASVVRCLDVSPGKSATWVALEDVPGPRLSQVLARAKRLPPEVAAAIGLGVASGLGHAHARGVVHRDVRPEGIVLAPDGRSVLVDFGAAIDLAAPSAPSPFDGSERLSGPEYAAPEQIVGEPASPRSDVFSLGVVLYEMLAGARPWDEGEGRDDLARRVRSVEPSPLERHGVVAPRALARIVTRCLAKRPEDRFEDGGAAAEALAEALDEASRDSSRKLVTRALALSSLGEEIGEEKGHRQPKKGPPPLPLGPLAQRLAVLFGLALLGAVVIEAFVREEDVAAEDAGEADTTERGHLKVLARPWAEVLVDGQFVDVTPIGRPIPVVPGRHYVTFKHPNAPDEKREIRVIAGQTVLLDVTMRLERRAAPAVDAGTDAADSP
- a CDS encoding YkgJ family cysteine cluster protein — its product is MPPPPLPEVPSDCLLCGTCCFSDLPEYVRVFGVDHDRMDDDARALTTFLGNRCFMRIEDGHCAALVPDPQTRRFVCSIYPMRPDACRSLDRGTSACLGELSLKRERPLLALEAIVRKNR